Below is a genomic region from Salmo salar chromosome ssa11, Ssal_v3.1, whole genome shotgun sequence.
AAGCCATGGCCGAAGCCAAATAAGAGTTGtcttgggaggtgtgtgtgtgtgtgtgtgtgtgtgtgtgtgtgtgtgtgtgtgtgttcacacgtGGCAAGTGTTTGTACATTCACTTTGCCAAAACGGTACACAATCACTCACCCTTCAGATAACTTGAAAGGCTAACCAGGTCTTGTCTTGATGTCACCTAGGCTAGTTAGTGCTAGCCAACTTATTTAGCCAATTAGCTTCAGCCTCTGGTGTGCCACTGCGGCAAAGTTGGTTTGACATTGAATAGCTTATCTCTAGGGCTAGTTAGGGGCCGTCAATAAATGACTGTgtaaatgggacaatattttTATGTTTCATATCTTTTAGTTGTCTCATTCAATGCTTTAAATATTTGAATTTCCACAATTTATAGCAGATTTGAGGTTTTTAAGTAAGTACATTTGGAGCTAttgacattttttaaatattgtcccatatacattgtgtaatttactgatggtccctaaatagccccatagggatatcgcatgtcaaaccaaattgaccatGGACATTACGATGGGGTCGCCTGCAGCTGAGCGctgaattgatgattacttggtGCTGCCAACTGTGGGCAGGATTGAAATATACCCAACCCAAGGAAAACTTACGGTACCCATACATTGTTTTCCCATTTCGCATATCTTTGTTTTGgatgagactgactttatgacaaaTGATcccatttacactttgtagtcaattttgatagCAGAATAACTGCTTCTGACTCATATTGATGCCACATAGGCCGTTTTCAAAATGAGAAGTAgctttttaggggcagtcgctcTTTAATTAGAATTGAATGGAGACATGATATATTGCCATGGACCGCACTTTGCTACTAGATCAATGAGGGCAATTAAAACAGTATATTTCAAGCAGCAATGTGCTGTTAATGATTTTAGCAGCATAAGCATGGTTTACAAGCATGTCAACCTACATGTCTACATTGTAATTATGGTTCAGTGCACTAATGAttctttgtgtgggtgtgtgtatgttgcAGTTTTCCCTGCGGAGCAGCCTGTGGTTGCAGATTCCAGCAGCagtgaggatgagggaggagaacagGTCACCCCAGTAGTGCGGAGGCGCAGGGTGAAGAAGAGCACCACTAGCTCTGTGCCTGAGCCTGGAGAGGAGGTGCAGGAGTCTGGCCACAGTGACCTAGAGGAGACTCTAGAGGAGGAGCAGAAGgaggtacaggaggaggaggtgcagcAGGAACCTCGCGTTGCTCCCCCACCTCAAGGCCATGTCAGCAGCACCCTTAACAAATGTATCCTACTAGCCCTCATCATCGCCATGAGCATGGGCTTTGGTCACTTCTATGGTAAGCATCATGGGAAAATATTGGTACATATGTGATGAAGAATTTCAGTGTTGCTCATTATAAGTATGGAATCATTGGTAAAAGGAATTCTCGAGGAGGGCTGTTTTAGCAGTTTTAACTTGTGTTGGTTTTGTGTTCTAGGAAAATTTGAAGGTACAGTATGGAGTGGATGGTTTGCTTAGGTTCATAAGTCATGATAATGTCATGTGAATGTCATGTGTCATCACCGCATCGTAGTTTTAAGTAGCACAATCTAAACCTGTGTGTTTAGTGGGATTATGCAAAGCATGTCAAGTGCCTACATAGATATATTTGATCATATTGTAAGGATACACATCCTATTAAGATGGTGAAAAGAGAATTACAGTGCTTCTGTTGATTTCTTGAATCCATCCTCATCAGAATGTTTTATGTGTAAAAACAAATAATTTTGtcatagggtggcaggtagcctagtgtttaagagggtcgatgtgtccttgagcaaggcacttaacccggattgctcctgtaagtcactctggatgagagtgtctgctaaatgattaaaatatAAAAATTTAATACAGTATCTGGGTTGTGGTCAATAAGCAATCAGTTTTCCAATGTTATTGGCAGCTCAGAGCTGGCTGAAAGGTGACATGCTGAATATGACTGATAAACTTAATCATAGAGGGGTGCCACATTTTGAGTTGACTACAAACCAGATGCTCATGATGGGTCACTTGTTGAATGTAAGTCAATTTATTTTCTGTTTTTGTGTGTGGTAGTATATCACTTTCTTGTGCCGTCTTCTTTGGTAAGGTGAGGTAACAATGGGTTCCTAATTTCCCAAGGGTCAGGGAATTCCAACACCTACATCCCACACATGGAATGTCGGGGGTTTTCTAATTTGTCAGCGAGTGTGGTCATAAGTCAATAAAaatacacacaataacacatttCTGTTATTGAGTTGATTTTGCCACTGCTGATCAATGTCACCAAATAGCTTTGAATCTTGGAAACTAATTGGTCTGCATGGATAAGTCTTGAAATGTTTGTTTGTCCAAGAGTGGGAACCCTTTTTAGTGCACCTAACATGACGTGGACATTTCCCACAACCTTTTCTGCTTCTGTGTTACTATTCTTGAATGTGTATTATCATCTGGTGAATCATGCCTATGCTTATGGAAAATGAAGGGAATGCCTAATATTTCATTCTAACACAGGCACAGTACAGGTTCAGGAAAGACAGAAGATTGTGGAGAAGATCTGTGGAGTGAACGACCTTGGTAATTCGAGAGATCTGCAGCCTCAGTGTCATAAAGGACCAAATGTCATCAACAAGGTCTGTAAAGAGTTCTTGATACATACAGTTCGGTATCATAAGCcacctccctctatccttctcaaagaaattagcataataaaacaaAATACATGTTATTTCCCTGTCTTAGAAGCtgatttttctttcttttttggtGAACTTTGTTCCAGCTATAGAATTCTCTCATTCTTTTGACTGAACACTTGCAGATTTCAGGCATTAAAGTGCCAGTAGTCCTAATGTCACATTTGGTACTATCAGTATCATATTTTAGGAAGAACTTTTAAGCATTTCAATATTAAATTGATGTATCCACAACTTTCACAGCAATGCTCAGTGAGTACACTCATTTCACTATTATTTGTCAAGAAAATCTAACTTCTGTGGTAAGTATGCTTATGCCTCAACTAAAGCACACTATTGCTCCTTCCAGAGAGCTATTTGCTCGCAAAATAATGTATCTTCACCACCAACCACACGGAAGgatgttttaaaatttttttttttaacaaattatGCCTCAAAGGAAGTGGTCAAACACTATCTAGCTTTGTTACATTTTCCACTGATCTCAAATAGTTTTTGATATGACATACAGAAGCAAAATGTTTCTTTAGGCAATGAGGTCCTTGTAATGAAATACATTGCAAGCCCCCTATATTATACTGTGTAGCCTATCCTTGTTTTTgtggtttatatttaggggttCACAGCGACACTGAAATCTATTGTTATGCTTAGATTGTTTTTCTTGACCTGGTCAAATAACTTAAGATTTGATTGGTAACTTTTTTTCTAATTTGGCACACTGAAACTAGCCATGATTAACTTAGACAAAAATAATTGCACCGATTGGCCTAAAGGTGGCAGTGTTAAGCAACCTCACTTAAACCTTCATATCCGCCCCCCGTTTAACCTAGAGACTTGAAACGTTGTATGTAGGTGTCTTTATGTTGAACAAATTTGCCTCAAGGAAAGTACGTCAGCATAGATTTTGCTCCATCCTGAACATTTTGGAAAACTTGACCAAATTTGGCATGTAGGCCCATGGTACACCTCTTAACTTAGTTTGAGAAAAGCTAAGGGATTGGTTACAAGATGGCTGAGTTATTGATAATCAGATTTTACGTGTCCATTTAAATCCtttgtaaatccacttcaaaatcgCCTATCAACTTAACTTTAGGGTCATCAGACATTACCATGATGAACCATGTTACATTTGGCATTGATATCTTTAAAAATAAGGAAACTTAACAATGAACTTTTGACTATGTAAAGCTAATGCTTAAAATAATCAAATCTCATGGACTAAAAGTCAGATTCATTCCAAATGTGGTCTTTGGACTCATCAAAATAGTCCCTAAAGAGTAAATAACATTGCATTCAAAGATGGCCACACTTTACCAGTAGATGCGTATATGCTAAAATAGGTTTAAAATACTTCAAAAATCTTCTTCTCATGAACCATAGGACCAAATTACACCACATTTGGAAAGTAAGCCCATGGTCCATGTCTTAAATTACTTCGAGAAAGACGAAGGGATTGGTCAAAATCGGGTTATGTGTCCATTTAAACCAGTGTAAATATACTCCATAGTGGTCTAGCAACTTGTAATTTGTCATTGCTATCATGGACATCCCAAAGATGAACCACACTGAATTTGGTTTTGATatctcaaaaacaaggaaactattAACAAGTCATGTAATGCTAATGCTCAAAATCATCTGCAGGCATATTCTCCTCATGAACCATACATCAGATTCAATCCAGATTTTGTATTTAGACATAAGGCTTTTAAtagttgttttttttctctctgcattcaaATATGGCCACACTGTACCAATGATACAAATTCTTGAAATCTTCTTCTCAATGCTTTCAGTGATTGCACATAAAAGAAGATTGTTCCTACATGATAAAGTGCTTTCTTTGTTATCCAACTGATATTTTCTCCTTTTTCATCCTGTGACCACGTTCATATTGCTGCTCGCACATATATTTGTGAATTCACATTTAAACTCTTCATGTTACGTGACTATTATCTACGATTTGTTTTTGATGGCTTTTTGCCCCCTTGAGAACCATTTGACACTCCACTTAACTGTAGAGTGAGATGAAGCTTAAGTGTATTCTCATTTTATAGCAATGCATTTGCTCACTTTGGTGATGCTGTTTCCACACGTTTAGGACGTGGTTAAGAGTCTGAGAGAAGACCTAAAGGACAAGAGTGACATGATGCTGTCCCTCACAGGGATTATGGACAAGCTTACTAAAGAGAACCAGGATCTCAGATCCAAACAGGCCCAGCTACAGGTAACATGCAAGTACAGGTTACGGTTCAAATTTAACACTAGTGGTGGGTCTTTCCATATAAATTGAAGGTGGACTAATATCTAAAGATAAAGATTCAACTGCTGCAACAAAATTCACCATTAATTGATTTGTCGTTTATTCGTCTGACAGTGAAGAAATTGTATTTTGTCATCATTTCACTTTTAACCATCTTCATTATTAATTTAAGCCTAACTGTTCCCCTTGTTGTTCATATGTTTAAGTGTTTTGCTAATAGTCCTTTTGTGGATGCATAACAAATGATGTATTTTTGTTTTGAAACAAGGCCCAGAAAGAAGACTTGGTCATGAAACTGAAGCAGACTGGCGAGGAGAGGGTTAAGATTGAGTCTAAGCAGAGTCACCTGATGGTGGAGAACCAGCTGCTGAAGAGCTCCCTGGAGCGTGAGGAGGAGTCCCTGTCCACCCTTCAGGAGGAGCTGAGGAACCTGCGCTCCCAGATCCGAGAACTGGAGGAGACTGGGGCCGGGGCCGACTCCATGCTGTCTGAGAACCAGAGGCTGAAGGaccacctggaggaggagacgcAGCGCCTCCGCAGCTTCCTGAGCCAGAGGGAGGCCCTGATGGCTGAGGCCCAGACGCTGAGGAGGGAGCTGGATAATGAGCGTAAGGTGACCGACCAGCTAAGGGAGCAGCTGAGCAGCCGCAACACCAGGGCTGGAGGAGAGGTCGACCCGGAGACAGAGGAGCTGCAGTCACGGCTCATGGAGTTGCAGAAGAAGCTGAGCTTTGAGCAGCAGCGCTCTGACCTTTGGGAGAGGCTCTATGTGGAAACCAAAGAGGAGAGGGCCAAGGGAGACAAGCAGGCCAAAGTCAAGAGGTCCAAGGATGGCGTGATAGGGAAGGTGAAAGACACTTTTGATGCGGTGAAGAACTCCACCAAGGAGTTTGTGCACCATCACAAAGAGCAGATAACGAAAGCCAAAGAGGCTGTGAAGGAGAATCTGAGGAAGTTCTCTGATTCTGTGAAATCCACCTTCCGCCACTTCAAAGACTCTGCTTCGCGTATGATGGACAAGACTTACCGGCCTCACGATCGGAGGTTTCACGAGAGGAAGGAAGCCAAGACTGAGCAGCAGGAGCATCATAGAGACCATGGAAACAAGCACTCAGAGGAGGAACCATGGCAGCCCAGAACCCACAAGCCCCTGCATCGTCACCCTCGTAAATCCACTGATGACTCTTTCCAGGCACACCGTAACACCCGGAAGTCAGGGGGTAAAGTTGAGGAGGACCCAGAGGCTGAGCAACAACAAAGAGGAGTGCCCAAAGGTTGCTCTGGGGTTTTCGACTGTGCCTACCAAGAATCCATGAGCCTCTTCAACAAAGCCATGGACCCCATAAGAGCAGATGAGTTCAACCAGCTGCTTCACAGCTACCTCCAGCAGGAGGTTGACCACTTCCACCACTGGACTGAGCTGGAGAGCTTTATTAACAATTTCTTTCACAACGGCGTCTTCATCCACGATCAGATGCTGTTCACAGACTTTGTTAGTGGTGTGGAAGACTACCTGGAGGACATGGATGAGTACCATGGCCACAACGATGACGTCTTTGAAGATCTTGACGAGTATGTCTACAGGCACTTCTTTGGAGATACCTACTCAAAACGTTATGGGTCAAGGTAAGTTTATAGTTTTCATAACAGTTTTTTCAATAGGATCTTGTGAATGTTGTACTTTACCATATTCTGACATTTCTTTTCGCCAACTCACAGTAGACCCTTTGAAGTGCCAAATACGGATACTAAAGAAGAAAGACTAGCCAAGCAGCGTAATCAGAGGGCCCGGCCCCGGTCAcaaagagagaggaagtggagcAGAGCAGGacggaacacagacagacacatggctGATGTAAAAATAGAGTTGGGTCCTATGCCCTTTGATCCCAAATATTGAGAATAATCTTACCTAATGAATCTGTTTTTTATAATGGCTGATATTGTAGTTGCAAAGGCTATTTAGGATGTGTTTGGAAAGCCTTTTCACTTCTTATTCTTCTGTTTTTGTGATTTTGCACAATGTTCTTTTAACACTGCCTGAATGTCCCCTTGCTTCCTGTGTTGTGTAAGCAATCCTTAGGTTAGTGTCAATGGTGGTGTATCTGACTGCATCTAATCTCATGCGCACAAAGAAAATTATTGCTGCAATGATTTAGCCATAAATTGTCTTTAATTGCTGTAGTTAGTCATATTTAAACATTGGAATACAGTAAGTAAATCTGACAGTAGCAAACTCTGTAGTACACATTCATTGTCATCAGGTCAGCTGTTACATGTTCTTTTTAAGAACCATCACTGACTGTAATTTGCACAACATTTCTTATTTTTGGGCCTTgtttaaaaaattaaataataataataatctgttaCCATTTTAATTGTCTAAATGTAGGCCTATTGTGAATGATTAATGATTCATTGGATGGATCCAACAATGGAAAGAAATATAATTTTTGTCAGTGGCATTGAGAAGTTATGCACTGACAAATACACTTTAATTTCAATTCCAAATTGTCATAAGGTGACAGATTGATAATTGTGAGATGATGGCCTAAACAATTGCTGACAATGATACTGTTGTGTGCAGTAAAACTTTAAAAGTAGCAAAACCACAGTGGATTTCTATAATGTACTGCTACGTTACATATTTGTTTAAAATGGTGAGATAAAGTGCAACTGTGTTGTCGTTAAATTGTTCAGTAACATTCCAACTATGGCTTGTTTTATTAAGGCTGATTTATTTCCTTTCATTTACAGATGTGCTGTTGAAAATGAATTGCAGcttcccaataaataaaaaaagtgaaTATTGATTGCTTCTTTCCCCCCCTAATATAGTAAACTGTCTGGCCAGGTGTTGCATTATTTTCACTGTTTAAAATATCAATCTGTTATTCAGTTTTAATTATAATTTATTCCTTTGCTTTACAGATCCATTTTGATTTAACTTTCCAATGGTCAAGATGGTTCTGTTCAGTGCATTTTGTAAACTAGGATGCTTCTTCAAACTCGTCCTTGAGATACATGAGTAAGGGAAAATCTTTGTGCTTCTTAGAAATGTATTCTCATTCTCTTCAGTGCCTTTGATAAACTAGGATGCTTTTTCCAACTCGTCCTTCAGGAACGTGACTGTGGAATATTTCTGTACTTCTCATAAATCTATTCCCCTCCAAGAATGCCGAGATCTCCTGAGGACAGAAAAGGCTAATAATAAAAGTGATTGTAACAGTGAAGGAGCCATTAGTCTTGAATTACAAAATGCAGAGTATCTAACCTTCTTCAGAACATCAAAGAACACAAGGTGGGTTGGCAGCATTGACTTAAGGAAATGAGGTCAACCAATGATGAGGATCAGCGAATAATCTCTCAGCTTCATCGACATAGCTCTTGTCTCCTATGAGATCTGGTGGACATTCTAGGAAATGCTTCTTCATTGGACAGTGGATGTGGCTACAAAAATGTATATTGATTATTTACTGCACTGCCTTGGTAGCTATAAGCATGTCACAGTTCTTACTCATGCAAAAGCCCCCAAAATGGACTGTACCTGTAGAAAGGTGTAGAGTGACAGGGCATTGGAAAGAGGACTTCAGGCAGTGGAGGGGTTGAAGGATCGCTGTTGTCACACAAGGTCTGGAGGTGACCCATGACATCCAGGGTGCCTCGCTGGTGAAGCAGACCTGTGTACAGGCAGACCGCACTAGGTTGGAGACCAATAAGGCACATGCGGCAGGCCGTCTCCAGGTTCTCAGATTCACCAAAGCTATCCCTGCAATAAACGAGGACCCCATGTCGTGCATAGGGTATGACTGTATGTTGCTAGTTTGGTTACTTGCAGTCATTGAAATCTTTCAGGAAGTTTTAGCACTCACCACAAAATACCATGCAGAAAGGCAGAACAGGGTAGATGAATCTGAACTTGTGTGAAAGACAACTGCACAATGGtctttctcaaatcaaatcaaaggtgAGTTATGAGTTTCAGCTTGTTATCTTCCTGCCAGAAGTGGTAAACCAACAGAGGAAGCCACACAAGCAAGGCTGTCGGACGAACAATGACTGCCAAGGCAACCAGGATCAAATATTTTGTACTGCGAAAGAAAACAAGCAAAATCTGTTTTAAACAATGTTATTAATGGAGCGTTATTAAAAGGTATTTTGTAACTTGCCATGTAATGGGAAATACTTACAGATGCACAGTAAGTGAAATGGTTTTATGTTTGAGTTGTGTAgaggtgtaggttgtgtaggtccaacctgctgtgtgttttagagccaggcagaggatagtaatagagagccAGAGTTGTGAGTGTGGTCTCCATGGTGTTGGTCAGGGTCCTGGTGCAGCAGTGCCATGTGAACCAAGAACAGAGGTACAAGTaacaaaaaaagagaaagaggctTTGTCACATGGTTTCAGCCCACATTACCCAGAATTGGAATAAGTGAAAAGGTTATGAGAAACAAAGTTGTCCATGTTGTTTTTAATATCCATTTGGCAACATCAGAATGCTCCAGTGATTGGATAAGGCAGTACAGTTTAATATCAGCCAATGCAGATTGCAGTGCCTGCACAACTCGAGGTAGCCATACCTGCAGAATCCACAATGTATACTGTACAGGTTTTGACAATGGGGTCACATGCAATGCATTTCGCATCAGCACTATAAGTTGCTGCAAAATATGAAGATGTACTCAATATGACTTACCAAGAGTTGAACTGCGTCATAGGTGAAGAAGTGCAATATCTTATATATAGCTGCAAAGAAGAGAGGGTAGGAGAACCCTCTTATACCTGCTGTCCACTCCCACGTCAAATAGCCATAGGTGAAGTCATTAAGGATTTAGTAGAATACACAGCCTATTGTCCACAAAAAGGTTATTAGAAGGGTACTGCTTAAAGTTTCAAGAATATTGTTGCAAGAATATTCAAAAACCATAAGATGTGCGATTTTGAGGGACTGCCAGTATTCATCCGGGACAAAGCTGGTCTGGACCAGGAAGCAGTTGATGAGACTAAATGCCACAGTGAAGACACTGACATGGACCCCCAATACACCTGAGGAGAAGAAGAATAAACAAAAACACGTCAGATATCTCTCCACCAGTTAGGCTGCCTGTGTTAGATGTGCATTGGTAATTACATCCATTATCAACTAGTCATTTGAAAGACTCAAGCATTCTGAAACTGCAAGTACAATTGCATGCTCCTGGATCACCTGTTGCCTACTTCAATTTAAtttgtatttctttatttaactaggcaagtcagttaagaacacattcttatttatgttgatgtagctagctaaactttTATCATCAATAGCAGTTTGACACTTGTTCAGTCTGCTAGAAATATGATAGCTGCTATACCAAACAGGgaacatacagtcgtggccaaaggtttgagaatgacacaaataataatttccacaaagtctgctgcctcactgTCTTTAGATatctttgtcagatgttactatggaatactgaagtataattacaagcatttcataagtgtcaaaggcttttattgacaattacataaagttgatgcaaagactcaatatttgcagtgttgacccttctttttcaagacctctgcaatccgccctggcatgctgtcaattaacttctgggccacatcctgactgatggcagcccattcttgcattatcaatgcttggagtttgtcagaatttgtgggtttttgtttgtccacccgcctcttgaggattgaccacacgttctcaatgggattaaggtctggggagtttcctggccatggacccaaaatatcgatgtttcgTTCCCCGAgcaacttagttatcacttttgccttatggcaaggtgctccatcatgctggaaaaagcATTGTTCgtaaccaaactgttcctggatggttgggagaagttgctctcagaggatgtgttggtaccattctttattcatggctgtgttcttaggcaaaattgtgtgagcccactcccttggctgagaagcaaccccacaaatgaatggtctcaggatgctttactgttggcatgacacaggactgatggtagcgctcaccttgtcttctccggacaagcttatttccggatgccccaaacaatcggaaaggggagtcatcagagaaaatgactttaccccagtcctcagcagtccaatccctgtaccttttgcagaatatcagactgccctgatgtttttcctggagagaagtggcttcttttctgccctgagcaagctctgtactggtggtgccccgatcccgcagctgaatcaactttaggagacagtcctggcgcttgctggactttcttgggcgccctgaagccttcttcacaacaattgaaccgctctccttaaaGTTCTTGATGatacgataaatggttgatttaggtgcaatcttactggcagcaatatccttgcctgtgaagccctttttgagcaaagcaatgatgacggcacatgtttccttgcaggtaaccatggttgacagaggaagaacaatgattccaagcaccaccctcctgttgaagcttccagtctgttattcgaactcaatcagcatgacagactgATCTCCAgacttgtccttgtcaacactcacacctgtgttaacg
It encodes:
- the ccpg1 gene encoding cell cycle progression 1 isoform X2; translation: MSESSSDTESSCGWTIISNEGSDIEALGPENGLECGPDLPESALLEPELLQDQPTSLSAECTEERAESSLDATLKEETLDETLSASEAGGEVAGDEQVTLCSSSDHSDIVTLGDTRETELGPWDEQTVEEEEGAVSEELYLGTSSSSQYTFSAAETVFPAEQPVVADSSSSEDEGGEQVTPVVRRRRVKKSTTSSVPEPGEEVQESGHSDLEETLEEEQKEVQEEEVQQEPRVAPPPQGHVSSTLNKCILLALIIAMSMGFGHFYGTVQVQERQKIVEKICGVNDLGNSRDLQPQCHKGPNVINKAQKEDLVMKLKQTGEERVKIESKQSHLMVENQLLKSSLEREEESLSTLQEELRNLRSQIRELEETGAGADSMLSENQRLKDHLEEETQRLRSFLSQREALMAEAQTLRRELDNERKVTDQLREQLSSRNTRAGGEVDPETEELQSRLMELQKKLSFEQQRSDLWERLYVETKEERAKGDKQAKVKRSKDGVIGKVKDTFDAVKNSTKEFVHHHKEQITKAKEAVKENLRKFSDSVKSTFRHFKDSASRMMDKTYRPHDRRFHERKEAKTEQQEHHRDHGNKHSEEEPWQPRTHKPLHRHPRKSTDDSFQAHRNTRKSGGKVEEDPEAEQQQRGVPKGCSGVFDCAYQESMSLFNKAMDPIRADEFNQLLHSYLQQEVDHFHHWTELESFINNFFHNGVFIHDQMLFTDFVSGVEDYLEDMDEYHGHNDDVFEDLDEYVYRHFFGDTYSKRYGSSRPFEVPNTDTKEERLAKQRNQRARPRSQRERKWSRAGRNTDRHMADVKIELGPMPFDPKY
- the ccpg1 gene encoding cell cycle progression 1 isoform X1 — translated: MSESSSDTESSCGWTIISNEGSDIEALGPENGLECGPDLPESALLEPELLQDQPTSLSAECTEERAESSLDATLKEETLDETLSASEAGGEVAGDEQVTLCSSSDHSDIVTLGDTRETELGPWDEQTVEEEEGAVSEELYLGTSSSSQYTFSAAETVFPAEQPVVADSSSSEDEGGEQVTPVVRRRRVKKSTTSSVPEPGEEVQESGHSDLEETLEEEQKEVQEEEVQQEPRVAPPPQGHVSSTLNKCILLALIIAMSMGFGHFYGTVQVQERQKIVEKICGVNDLGNSRDLQPQCHKGPNVINKDVVKSLREDLKDKSDMMLSLTGIMDKLTKENQDLRSKQAQLQAQKEDLVMKLKQTGEERVKIESKQSHLMVENQLLKSSLEREEESLSTLQEELRNLRSQIRELEETGAGADSMLSENQRLKDHLEEETQRLRSFLSQREALMAEAQTLRRELDNERKVTDQLREQLSSRNTRAGGEVDPETEELQSRLMELQKKLSFEQQRSDLWERLYVETKEERAKGDKQAKVKRSKDGVIGKVKDTFDAVKNSTKEFVHHHKEQITKAKEAVKENLRKFSDSVKSTFRHFKDSASRMMDKTYRPHDRRFHERKEAKTEQQEHHRDHGNKHSEEEPWQPRTHKPLHRHPRKSTDDSFQAHRNTRKSGGKVEEDPEAEQQQRGVPKGCSGVFDCAYQESMSLFNKAMDPIRADEFNQLLHSYLQQEVDHFHHWTELESFINNFFHNGVFIHDQMLFTDFVSGVEDYLEDMDEYHGHNDDVFEDLDEYVYRHFFGDTYSKRYGSSRPFEVPNTDTKEERLAKQRNQRARPRSQRERKWSRAGRNTDRHMADVKIELGPMPFDPKY